The Cyclobacterium amurskyense genome contains the following window.
CCCAATACATCCAATTTAATACTGGGGCATAAACAACCCCTAAGATGGGACGTCCCTCATGAATTAGGGCAATATTAACAGTAAACTCTCCATTCCTCTTCACAAATTCCTTGGTACCATCCAAAGGGTCTACCATCCAAAAATATTCCCAATCTTTTCTTTCTTGATAGGCAATATTTCTACCCTCTTCAGAAAGAATAGGTAGATCAGTACTGACGAGCAACTCACATATTTTTTTATGAGCTGCCAAATCAGCTTTAGTAAGTGGAGAGTCGTCATCTTTATAAGCAAGGCCAAAATCAGCACTTTCATAGATTTTCAGAATCTCTAGTCCAGCAGCTTTTGCTGCCACTAAGGCTATTTCCGTAAGGTGTTTTTCATCAATTTCCATGAAATTCTTTTAAAAGTAGAACTAAATACCTTACCAGAAATCAATTGGGCAAGGTTTGTGAAAAAATAAACTTATCAAGCTGAATCGCTTAGAAACAACCTGACAAGTTCTCCATTCTGTTTATATTTTAAGAAAAAATAAGGAATATCATTTAAGTAAATAGGCTTCACTTCTTTAAAACGCGTTTTTATATTACCATTCCAGCCGCCACAGTCTCGTTGGTATTTGGATCAATCAAAATAATTGAGCCTGTTTGCCTGTTTCTTCTGTATGCATCAAAAAACAAAGGTTTCGCAGAGCGAACACTAATTCTTGCAATATCATTCATGCCAATTTGATTGACTCCTTCTTCTCTATGTAAGGTATTAACATTCACTCTATACAGAATATCTTTCACCATCACCTGGCATTCCTGAGTAGTATGTTTTAGCAAAAGTTTTGTTCTTCCTGCTAAAGGCTTCGTACTCATCCAGCAAACCATTACATCAAGGTCCTGACTTACATTAGGCACATTATTCGGCCTTACCAGCATATCGCCTCTACTAATATCCAATTCATCCTCCAAAG
Protein-coding sequences here:
- the cysQ gene encoding 3'(2'),5'-bisphosphate nucleotidase CysQ: MEIDEKHLTEIALVAAKAAGLEILKIYESADFGLAYKDDDSPLTKADLAAHKKICELLVSTDLPILSEEGRNIAYQERKDWEYFWMVDPLDGTKEFVKRNGEFTVNIALIHEGRPILGVVYAPVLNWMYWGNSQGAWKSNDGIKTEELQQKGNVSVSSIVASRSHLSTETQEVIDKYPNAEVISMGSSLKFMLIAENKAQLYPRFAPTMEWDTAAAHGVLIALGYEIRKVDVDEPLEYNKENLLNPWFIAS